Below is a window of Enterococcus gilvus ATCC BAA-350 DNA.
TTAGACACAACGGGGCCAAGTTTGTTTAAACGTGGCTATCGTTTAGAAAAAGGGGGCGCACCTTTAAAGGAAAACATGGCTGCTGCTTTAGTTATGCTGACCAATTGGCGAAAGGATCGTCCGTTTTACGATCCCGTTTGTGGTTCAGGAACATTATGTATTGAAGCAGCACTAATTGGTCATAATATGGCCCCTGGATTTAATCGCGATTTCGCTTGTGAAGCTTGGGAATGGTTTGATCCTGAAGTTTTTGACAAAGTACGTACTGCTGCCGATGAAGCTGCTGATTATGACATCCAATTAGATATTACTGGTTCAGATATTAATGGGCGCATGATTGAAATTGCTCGCGCAAATGCTGAAGAAATCGGTTTGGGCGATTCGATCCAATTCAAACAAAGAGCTATCAAAGATTTCAAAACGGAAAAAGAATATGGTGTAATTGTTGCAAATCCGCCTTATGGCGAAAGATTAGGTGAAGAAGAACAAGTTCGTGAGCTCTATCGTGAGATGGGAGAAGTATTCCGTCCATTAAAAACATGGAGTAAATATATTCTAACAAGTGATTTAGCCTTCGAAGAATTTTATGGGGCAAAAGCTACCAAGAAAAGAAAACTATATAACGGTGCGATAAGAACAGATTTCTTTCAGTATTGGGGTGAACGTCCACCTAGAAAGCCACGCACCGATGCAGAATAAAATAGAAAAAATTCGCCAGTATGCAAAAGAAAAATTGGGTAAAGATCGTAGTGGTCATGATTTTTATCATGTTGAACGTGTAGCAAAGATTGCCCAAGAATTAGCGGAGCAAGAAGGAATAGCAGATAAAATGATTATTGAAGCTGCGAGTTATCTACACGATGTTATTGATGATAAAGTCGCAGAGGATGTTGAAAAAGAAAGAGAAGATCTTGAAAAGTTTTTAAAAGATCTTGATTTAACCTCACTAGAAATCAATGAGATAGTTGATATTATAGAAAACATTTCCTTCTCAAAGGAATTAGAACATGGAAAAGCAAAGCTAACTTTTGCAGGAAAAATCGTACAAGACGCGGATCGGATTGATGCTTTAGGTGCAATCGGGATTTTGCGCACCGCTTATTATGGTGGTCATACACAAAGTCCGCTATACGATCCCAATATTCAACCCCAAAATTTTCAAAGCAAAAAAGAATATCGAAAAAACAGTACAGTCATTAATCATTTTTATGAAAAACTTTTTAAACTCCCAGCTACAATGAATACTGCGGCTGGAAAAGCAGAAGCAGATCGTCGGGTAGTTTTCATGAAAGATTTTTTAAAAACTTTTTACGAAGAGTGGGGTCTATCATAAACTCACATAGAGATATATAAATAAAAAGTAAA
It encodes the following:
- a CDS encoding THUMP domain-containing class I SAM-dependent RNA methyltransferase; amino-acid sequence: MEKQYNLIATAAAGIEALVGKELRDLGIDCQVENGRARFKGNLETIATANLWLRTADRVKIVVDEFDAYTFDELFEKVKAIPWEDFLPMDAEFPVAGRSIKSKLYSVPDCQSITKKAIVERLREVYHRPSRVPLPETGALFQLEVALLKDHVVLTLDTTGPSLFKRGYRLEKGGAPLKENMAAALVMLTNWRKDRPFYDPVCGSGTLCIEAALIGHNMAPGFNRDFACEAWEWFDPEVFDKVRTAADEAADYDIQLDITGSDINGRMIEIARANAEEIGLGDSIQFKQRAIKDFKTEKEYGVIVANPPYGERLGEEEQVRELYREMGEVFRPLKTWSKYILTSDLAFEEFYGAKATKKRKLYNGAIRTDFFQYWGERPPRKPRTDAE
- a CDS encoding HD domain-containing protein — its product is MQNKIEKIRQYAKEKLGKDRSGHDFYHVERVAKIAQELAEQEGIADKMIIEAASYLHDVIDDKVAEDVEKEREDLEKFLKDLDLTSLEINEIVDIIENISFSKELEHGKAKLTFAGKIVQDADRIDALGAIGILRTAYYGGHTQSPLYDPNIQPQNFQSKKEYRKNSTVINHFYEKLFKLPATMNTAAGKAEADRRVVFMKDFLKTFYEEWGLS